In a single window of the Methanobrevibacter sp. genome:
- a CDS encoding adenylosuccinate synthetase — MTCSILVGGAWGDEGKGKCITYLCDKDKPSIIARAGVGPNAGHSVEFNGEKYGLRLTPSGFVHKDAKLMIGAGVLVNPDVLFKEFEDLKKYDVKERMSVDPRCAIINDDHISRDKSSEHLAKKIGSTGSGCGPANSDRVMRNISLAKDIPELEDYIADVSIACNDAIENGDDVFIEGSQGFALSLYYGSYPFVTSKDTTASTFAADVGVGPTKVDEVINVFKSYISRVGEGPFPTEMTQEEAESKGLEEYGVVTGRRRRIGYFDMELAKESCRINGATQIALTCVDKLFDCARVQDYGQLSAETKAFISEIEQETGVPVTIISTGPDLKDTIDLRKELL, encoded by the coding sequence ATGACTTGTAGTATATTAGTCGGAGGAGCTTGGGGAGATGAAGGTAAAGGAAAATGCATCACTTACCTTTGTGACAAGGATAAGCCAAGCATCATTGCCCGTGCAGGTGTCGGACCAAATGCAGGGCATTCAGTAGAATTCAATGGAGAGAAATACGGTTTAAGATTAACTCCATCTGGTTTTGTGCATAAGGATGCCAAACTCATGATTGGTGCAGGTGTTTTAGTCAATCCTGATGTATTATTCAAGGAATTTGAAGACTTGAAGAAATATGATGTAAAGGAAAGAATGTCTGTTGATCCAAGATGTGCAATTATTAATGATGATCACATATCAAGAGATAAAAGTTCCGAACACTTAGCTAAAAAAATTGGAAGTACAGGTTCCGGTTGCGGTCCTGCCAATTCAGACCGTGTAATGAGAAATATCTCTCTTGCAAAGGACATTCCTGAACTTGAAGATTATATTGCTGACGTATCCATTGCTTGCAATGATGCAATTGAAAATGGAGATGATGTATTCATAGAAGGTTCTCAAGGATTCGCCCTTTCACTTTATTATGGGTCATATCCCTTTGTAACAAGTAAGGACACTACAGCTTCAACATTTGCCGCTGATGTCGGTGTGGGACCAACTAAAGTGGATGAAGTGATCAATGTATTCAAATCCTATATCTCCCGTGTTGGAGAAGGTCCTTTCCCAACAGAAATGACTCAAGAGGAAGCTGAAAGCAAAGGTCTTGAGGAATATGGTGTTGTAACCGGAAGACGTAGAAGAATTGGCTACTTTGATATGGAACTTGCTAAGGAATCATGCAGAATCAATGGTGCCACTCAAATAGCTTTAACTTGTGTGGATAAGCTTTTTGACTGTGCACGTGTTCAAGATTATGGTCAATTGTCAGCTGAAACCAAAGCCTTCATTTCAGAAATAGAACAGGAAACCGGTGTGCCAGTAACCATCATATCTACTGGACCAGACTTAAAGGACACTATTGACTTAAGAAAAGAATTGTTATAA
- a CDS encoding class I SAM-dependent methyltransferase, translating into MNYQRLYEDADLENEIYDIICDGEDIFDVLKRNNHYEYHYFLSPLRQNLFHWYPFKKEGSLLEIGAGYGQLTSLFTEKLGRVVAVEESESKCKIISKRAEDAEVIVSDFNDIELDEKFDYIVLCNVFEYAKSFVQSENPYVDYLDYLKKFLKDDGVILLALSNRLGLKYFAGYKEEHTNQYFNGINGYSDIDFVQTFAKTEICNIIDASGFSNYKFFYPYPNHEFPQVINTDRFINEIPYTGVNDYSSERTLIFDEVKLNLSLSQENLSQYFANSFLIEIRSSDMTYPTDKIDYVKLGTDRKEEFNIYTTIWSDGKVSKTPISTKSNDHIKKMFEGSTYVIGKIKCLNAEMNDNALYYDFLKQKSCEYLLLDAIADDDKDKFFKLIEDYYDALFYNSFESNAYCTEEFLKIFKVKSDIKFHCHKKSYLDSIFANMFLIDGEFTLIDYEWIFDFPIPLEYIFYRSFNYHFYSNSLIREFTNFEEIFEHFNLDIGNLKLFMTWECNFLRYIIKRPNRPPYTKSKIKSIENIEKNDKLQKEIDLKNAEIKKKEKEIKKKDKEIKSFLNSNSWKMTKPIRKVKSILKKN; encoded by the coding sequence ATGAATTATCAAAGACTATATGAAGATGCAGATTTGGAAAATGAGATATATGATATCATTTGCGATGGCGAAGATATCTTTGATGTGTTGAAAAGGAACAATCATTACGAGTATCATTATTTCCTTTCCCCATTAAGGCAAAATCTATTTCATTGGTATCCATTTAAAAAAGAGGGAAGCCTGCTTGAAATAGGGGCAGGCTATGGTCAATTGACATCATTGTTCACAGAAAAGCTCGGCCGTGTTGTTGCAGTTGAAGAGAGTGAATCAAAATGCAAGATCATTTCAAAAAGGGCAGAAGATGCTGAGGTTATAGTTTCCGATTTCAATGATATTGAACTTGATGAAAAATTTGATTACATTGTCTTATGCAATGTTTTTGAATATGCAAAATCCTTTGTACAATCTGAAAATCCTTATGTTGACTATTTAGATTATCTTAAAAAGTTTTTAAAGGATGATGGAGTCATACTGCTTGCTTTAAGCAATCGCTTAGGCTTGAAATACTTTGCAGGATATAAGGAAGAGCATACAAATCAGTATTTCAATGGAATCAATGGATATTCTGATATAGATTTTGTTCAGACATTTGCAAAAACCGAGATTTGCAATATTATTGATGCTTCAGGTTTCTCCAATTATAAGTTTTTTTACCCATATCCAAATCATGAATTTCCTCAAGTTATCAACACCGACAGATTTATAAATGAAATTCCATATACCGGAGTTAACGATTATTCCAGTGAAAGAACCCTCATTTTTGATGAAGTGAAATTAAATCTATCATTATCTCAAGAAAATTTATCCCAATATTTCGCTAATTCATTTCTAATTGAAATCCGATCTTCTGATATGACCTATCCAACTGACAAAATTGATTATGTCAAACTAGGCACAGATAGGAAAGAGGAATTTAACATATATACAACTATTTGGTCTGATGGCAAGGTTTCCAAAACCCCTATTTCAACAAAATCAAATGACCACATTAAGAAAATGTTTGAGGGAAGCACATATGTTATAGGTAAAATTAAATGCTTGAACGCTGAAATGAATGATAATGCCCTTTATTATGATTTTTTAAAGCAAAAATCCTGCGAATATCTGCTTCTTGATGCTATTGCAGATGATGATAAGGACAAATTTTTTAAATTGATTGAGGATTATTATGATGCATTGTTCTACAATTCATTTGAATCCAATGCATATTGTACGGAAGAATTTTTAAAGATTTTTAAAGTGAAATCAGACATTAAATTCCATTGCCACAAAAAATCTTATCTGGATTCAATTTTCGCCAATATGTTTTTAATTGATGGTGAATTTACTCTAATCGACTATGAATGGATTTTTGATTTCCCAATACCTTTAGAATATATATTTTATAGGTCATTTAATTATCATTTCTATAGCAACAGCCTGATAAGGGAATTCACAAATTTTGAAGAAATATTTGAACATTTCAATTTAGATATTGGAAATCTGAAATTATTCATGACATGGGAATGTAATTTTTTAAGATATATAATCAAACGCCCAAACCGTCCGCCTTACACAAAATCTAAAATCAAATCTATAGAGAATATTGAAAAAAATGACAAATTGCAAAAAGAGATTGATTTAAAGAATGCGGAAATTAAAAAGAAAGAGAAAGAGATTAAGAAAAAGGATAAAGAAATAAAAAGTTTTTTAAATTCCAATTCTTGGAAAATGACAAAACCAATAAGAAAAGTAAAATCAATCTTAAAAAAGAATTAG
- a CDS encoding coenzyme F420-0:L-glutamate ligase — translation MRCVGTVVRGIRTPIIKENDDLATIVVDSLMAAKESEGFEFRDKDIVAITEAVVGISEGNYVTVDDVAQDVQNKFPSKNIGVTNPILSRNRFSIILKGIARGMDKITLLTSFPADEVGNGILDEEILEASEFNLGSVISEDEYKETFGSWKHPFTGINMIDFYRELIESEDCEVEFVFSNDVKTILDYNTDVLTCDIHTREKTTKFLKAEGANVFGLHEILTEPIGDSGCNPDYGLLGSNKATEEKLKLFPKTGDAVVHEVQKRLIELTGKQIEVMVYGDGAFKDPVGKIWELADPVVSPAHTEGLVGYPNEIKLKYVSDNKFADLKGHELKEAIKEEIRQKDADLTGQMITEGTTPRVLTDLIGSLCDLTSGSGDKGTPVVFIQGYFDNLAND, via the coding sequence ATGAGATGTGTTGGTACTGTAGTACGTGGAATAAGAACACCTATTATTAAAGAAAATGACGATTTGGCTACCATAGTTGTTGATTCATTGATGGCAGCAAAGGAAAGCGAAGGATTTGAATTCAGAGACAAGGACATTGTAGCAATCACCGAAGCGGTCGTAGGTATTTCAGAAGGAAACTATGTGACTGTGGATGATGTTGCACAAGACGTCCAAAACAAGTTCCCATCCAAGAACATTGGAGTGACAAATCCTATCTTAAGCAGAAACAGATTCTCCATCATCTTAAAGGGTATTGCAAGAGGAATGGACAAGATCACCCTTTTAACCTCTTTCCCTGCAGATGAAGTTGGAAACGGTATTTTAGACGAAGAGATCCTAGAGGCAAGCGAATTTAATTTAGGAAGCGTCATCTCTGAAGATGAATACAAGGAAACCTTCGGTTCATGGAAACACCCATTCACCGGAATCAACATGATTGACTTCTACAGGGAATTGATTGAAAGCGAAGACTGTGAAGTCGAATTCGTCTTTTCCAACGATGTGAAAACAATTCTTGACTACAATACTGATGTATTGACCTGCGATATCCACACAAGAGAAAAAACCACCAAATTCCTTAAGGCTGAAGGAGCCAATGTATTCGGATTGCATGAAATCCTAACCGAACCTATTGGCGATTCAGGCTGCAATCCTGATTACGGATTGCTTGGTTCCAACAAGGCAACTGAGGAAAAATTGAAACTGTTCCCAAAAACCGGAGATGCTGTTGTTCATGAAGTTCAAAAAAGATTGATTGAACTTACAGGGAAACAAATAGAAGTGATGGTTTACGGTGACGGAGCATTCAAGGACCCTGTCGGAAAGATTTGGGAATTGGCAGACCCTGTAGTTTCCCCGGCACATACTGAAGGATTGGTAGGATATCCAAATGAAATCAAATTGAAATATGTTTCCGATAATAAATTCGCTGATTTGAAAGGTCATGAATTAAAAGAAGCCATTAAAGAGGAAATCAGACAAAAGGACGCTGACTTGACCGGACAAATGATTACCGAAGGAACAACTCCTAGAGTATTGACTGACCTGATTGGCTCATTATGTGACTTGACCAGCGGTTCTGGAGACAAGGGAACTCCAGTCGTATTCATCCAAGGATACTTCGATAATTTGGCAAATGACTAA
- a CDS encoding transposase, with translation MKDIINPNVEIPDDQVAMAFFRSVRWVNGVYCPKCKSYNVNNRGNQGRTRRYVCKDCGANFNDFSGTIFHKSKIPLNVMLYILFNLDNKTTTQLSEELDYSRQCISRISKLFREKLLDNPEYFDIEE, from the coding sequence ATGAAAGATATTATTAATCCGAATGTGGAAATTCCTGATGATCAGGTAGCTATGGCATTCTTTAGGAGTGTCCGTTGGGTTAATGGAGTCTATTGTCCTAAATGCAAATCATATAATGTCAACAATAGGGGAAACCAAGGCAGAACCCGCAGATATGTATGCAAGGATTGCGGTGCCAATTTCAATGACTTTTCAGGTACAATCTTCCATAAAAGCAAGATACCTCTCAATGTGATGTTGTATATACTGTTTAATTTGGATAATAAAACAACTACTCAATTGTCTGAAGAGCTGGATTACAGCAGGCAATGCATTTCAAGAATATCCAAATTGTTCCGGGAAAAGCTATTGGACAATCCGGAATATTTTGACATTGAAGAATGA
- a CDS encoding ABC transporter substrate-binding protein, with protein sequence MDKKILAIIAVIIIALVAVGAYFATSGGSSDNVVRIGHLPSDHDTALFVAQEKKMFEDQGLTVELTQFNNGGDLMTAMASGDIDIGYAGITPVMSSISQGVPVKVVSGAQIEGSSIVAGENSGINTVADLKGKTVATPGEATIQNMLLTSALTQAGVSTKDVEFTTMKAAQMTDALKAGQVDAMIIWEPYASIAVKNGDGKLVETSGEIIPGHPCCCVVAREDFINNHPDELKKVLKAHEDATEFTNANPAEAAKCLPEDIVPDQELQASVIKDTTFISGLDSSYKQNVMAFMNLEVQLGLLEKPLTQDQIFADI encoded by the coding sequence ATGGATAAAAAAATTCTCGCAATTATTGCTGTTATTATTATAGCTCTTGTAGCTGTAGGTGCTTACTTTGCAACCAGTGGCGGCTCCAGTGACAATGTGGTAAGAATCGGTCACTTGCCTTCAGATCACGACACCGCACTTTTCGTTGCACAGGAAAAGAAAATGTTTGAAGATCAAGGTCTTACTGTTGAACTCACTCAATTTAACAACGGTGGAGACTTAATGACTGCTATGGCAAGTGGAGATATCGATATTGGTTATGCAGGTATTACCCCTGTAATGTCTTCCATTTCCCAAGGGGTTCCAGTGAAAGTTGTATCTGGTGCTCAAATTGAAGGAAGTTCAATCGTTGCTGGTGAAAACAGTGGAATCAACACCGTTGCAGACTTAAAAGGCAAAACCGTTGCAACCCCTGGTGAAGCAACCATTCAAAACATGCTTTTGACCTCTGCACTCACCCAAGCAGGTGTATCAACCAAAGATGTTGAATTCACTACCATGAAAGCTGCTCAAATGACTGATGCTTTAAAAGCAGGTCAAGTTGACGCCATGATCATTTGGGAGCCATATGCTTCCATTGCAGTTAAGAACGGTGACGGCAAATTAGTGGAAACCAGTGGAGAAATCATTCCTGGCCACCCATGCTGCTGTGTTGTAGCAAGAGAAGACTTCATCAACAATCATCCTGATGAATTGAAGAAAGTCTTGAAAGCTCATGAAGATGCTACTGAATTCACCAATGCAAACCCTGCAGAAGCAGCCAAATGCTTACCTGAAGATATTGTGCCTGATCAAGAATTGCAAGCAAGTGTAATAAAAGACACTACCTTCATTTCCGGTTTAGACAGCTCTTACAAACAAAATGTAATGGCATTCATGAACCTTGAAGTACAATTAGGTCTTTTAGAAAAACCTTTAACTCAAGACCAAATCTTCGCAGACATATAA
- a CDS encoding ABC transporter permease: MDIKKEFLPFILPAILLIIWYLLTDGLHLIPYYILPSPLNVFTAGWNLISSGKLFMHTSSTLVKVFSGIILASVVAIPLGIILGWYETLDRLSSLIISILRPIPPISWIPFSILWFGIGLSSAVFVIFIGCVFSVLVYTIDGVKRTDKVLIEAAQTLGANNWDILTKIVLPSTLPYIVSGLKVGVSIALMCTVSAEMIASSRGLGYMILTASQLFQPGTVVVGMIVIGIIGILFDYGFRKAQEKIFW; this comes from the coding sequence GTGGATATTAAGAAAGAATTTTTACCATTTATTTTACCGGCAATACTTCTTATAATCTGGTATCTTCTTACTGATGGATTGCATCTGATTCCCTATTACATCCTGCCAAGTCCATTGAATGTGTTTACTGCAGGATGGAATCTGATAAGCAGTGGAAAATTGTTTATGCATACCTCAAGTACTCTTGTAAAGGTATTTTCAGGCATTATCCTTGCATCAGTGGTTGCAATTCCTTTAGGAATAATTCTTGGATGGTATGAGACTTTAGATAGATTAAGTTCCTTGATCATCAGTATCCTAAGGCCTATCCCTCCAATTTCATGGATCCCATTTTCCATTCTTTGGTTTGGTATAGGATTGTCCTCAGCAGTATTTGTAATATTTATCGGTTGTGTATTCTCCGTGCTTGTCTATACCATTGACGGTGTAAAGAGAACAGACAAGGTTTTGATTGAAGCTGCCCAAACCTTAGGTGCTAACAATTGGGATATCCTAACTAAGATTGTACTTCCTTCCACATTGCCTTATATCGTCTCAGGACTTAAGGTAGGTGTAAGTATTGCATTGATGTGTACAGTCTCTGCTGAGATGATTGCTTCAAGCAGAGGTTTAGGTTATATGATCCTGACTGCAAGTCAATTGTTCCAGCCAGGAACTGTAGTGGTTGGTATGATAGTAATTGGTATAATCGGTATTTTATTTGATTATGGATTTAGAAAGGCACAAGAGAAAATATTCTGGTAA
- a CDS encoding ABC transporter ATP-binding protein: MAIDIKNVSKSFVTKDKDFMALKDINLHVDDGELICLLGPSGCGKTTLLRMVAGLETPDEGEIYDRGELVEGPSKDRGFIFQQYSLFPWLNVLDNVMFGLNLAGENSKEENLQAAERYLDRVGLADFKYSYPHELSGGMKQRVAIIRSLLNHTPVLLMDEPFSAVDMLNRHTLQEQLIGVWKRFETTILFVTHDVDEAVYLADKIVIMDKRPGRIKDVVEVPLERPRQRESREFLDFQDEIEKLLGIWEP; this comes from the coding sequence TTGGCAATTGATATAAAAAATGTTTCTAAATCATTTGTTACAAAAGATAAAGATTTCATGGCATTGAAAGATATAAATTTACATGTTGATGATGGAGAGCTAATCTGTCTTTTAGGGCCTTCAGGTTGTGGAAAAACAACCCTTTTGAGAATGGTTGCAGGTTTGGAAACACCTGATGAGGGTGAAATTTACGATAGAGGGGAACTTGTCGAAGGACCTTCAAAAGATAGGGGCTTCATTTTTCAGCAATACTCATTATTCCCTTGGCTGAATGTTTTGGATAATGTTATGTTCGGATTGAATTTGGCAGGTGAAAACAGCAAGGAAGAAAATCTTCAGGCTGCTGAAAGATACTTGGATAGAGTGGGATTGGCGGATTTCAAATACAGTTATCCTCATGAGCTTTCCGGTGGTATGAAGCAAAGGGTGGCAATTATCCGTTCCTTATTGAATCACACTCCGGTATTGCTTATGGATGAGCCATTCTCTGCAGTTGACATGTTGAATAGGCATACATTACAGGAACAATTGATTGGAGTATGGAAAAGATTTGAGACTACAATTCTTTTTGTTACCCACGATGTTGATGAAGCGGTCTATTTGGCAGACAAGATTGTGATTATGGATAAAAGGCCAGGTAGAATAAAAGATGTGGTGGAAGTTCCACTTGAACGTCCTAGACAAAGGGAATCAAGAGAATTCCTGGATTTCCAAGATGAAATTGAAAAGCTATTGGGAATTTGGGAGCCCTAA
- the thiD gene encoding bifunctional hydroxymethylpyrimidine kinase/phosphomethylpyrimidine kinase, producing the protein MIGLTIAGFDPSGGAGISTDIKTMAAHGVHGCAVVTALTAQNPKKVFSVEPVTLHSISQQIDSIFDEYAIKYSKTGLLYSKEIIQLVSKKVEEYDLSIVVDPVMVASAGDALGKSEIADALKEHLLEKTVLVTPNVSEAEKLSNMKIENVDDAKEAAYKIGEYCNVMITGGHLNGTNIIYNKEKDELSTLHQDLIKTDNLHGTGCSLSAAICANLILLNEKDENSSDDDNLKTAIERSTKFIYESVRNGRYGTLNPNFNSKLL; encoded by the coding sequence ATGATAGGACTTACAATTGCAGGATTCGATCCATCAGGAGGAGCGGGAATAAGCACCGACATCAAAACCATGGCTGCACATGGCGTTCATGGATGTGCAGTAGTCACTGCGCTCACCGCACAGAATCCTAAAAAGGTCTTTTCTGTTGAACCTGTTACACTTCATAGTATCTCACAGCAGATAGATTCTATTTTTGATGAGTATGCTATCAAATACTCAAAGACAGGCTTATTATACTCAAAGGAAATCATCCAGCTTGTAAGTAAAAAGGTCGAAGAATATGATTTAAGCATAGTTGTTGATCCAGTGATGGTCGCAAGTGCAGGAGACGCACTGGGAAAGTCAGAAATAGCTGATGCATTGAAAGAACATCTTCTTGAAAAGACCGTCCTTGTAACTCCGAATGTTTCCGAAGCTGAAAAACTATCCAATATGAAAATAGAAAATGTTGATGATGCAAAGGAAGCAGCATATAAGATTGGGGAATACTGCAATGTGATGATTACCGGCGGACATCTTAATGGAACAAACATCATTTACAATAAGGAAAAGGATGAATTAAGCACACTGCATCAAGATCTAATCAAAACAGACAATCTGCATGGAACCGGATGCAGCCTATCAGCTGCAATCTGTGCAAATCTCATTTTATTGAATGAAAAGGATGAGAACAGCTCTGATGATGATAATCTAAAAACAGCTATTGAAAGATCCACAAAATTCATTTATGAATCTGTAAGGAATGGAAGATACGGAACATTAAATCCTAATTTCAATTCCAAATTACTATAA
- the cofC gene encoding 2-phospho-L-lactate guanylyltransferase, translating to MEKIYAIIPVNQFANAKTRLSPFLSPEERKNLLKAMLKDIAITLKPIVDKIVIISKDPEVLAFAEELELTTLVEEDHKPSKTSKSGDEIPLNKALKQAMKWSRKKTRKVIILPSDIPLIGKTNIKLLIDQAKHLDFIIVPSKGGGTNTLIIKPLAIDMKFGGFSFKKHIEEAERKKLAPLVHDSFYMALDVNTTEDLGEIMLHGNGTETKKYLESLGIKVESCHGHERLKVTRDTEE from the coding sequence ATGGAAAAGATTTATGCAATAATTCCTGTAAATCAATTTGCAAATGCTAAAACAAGATTATCTCCTTTCTTATCACCTGAGGAGAGAAAAAATCTTTTAAAGGCTATGCTCAAAGACATTGCAATCACATTAAAGCCTATTGTAGATAAGATTGTAATAATAAGCAAAGATCCGGAGGTTTTGGCCTTTGCAGAGGAATTGGAACTTACCACACTTGTTGAAGAGGACCATAAACCCTCTAAAACTTCAAAATCCGGTGATGAAATTCCGTTGAACAAAGCATTGAAACAGGCAATGAAATGGTCTAGAAAGAAAACCAGAAAAGTCATTATCTTGCCATCCGACATTCCATTGATTGGAAAAACCAATATCAAGCTTCTCATTGACCAGGCAAAGCATCTTGATTTCATAATCGTTCCGTCAAAAGGCGGTGGAACCAATACATTGATCATCAAACCATTGGCCATTGACATGAAATTCGGAGGATTCAGCTTCAAGAAGCATATTGAAGAGGCTGAAAGGAAAAAGCTGGCTCCTTTAGTTCACGACTCATTCTATATGGCACTTGATGTAAATACCACAGAAGACCTTGGAGAAATCATGCTTCATGGAAATGGAACAGAAACCAAAAAGTATCTTGAATCCCTTGGAATCAAGGTGGAATCCTGTCATGGCCATGAAAGACTTAAGGTCACTCGGGATACAGAGGAATAA
- the proS gene encoding proline--tRNA ligase, producing MENFSEWFHEILEKAEITDSRYPIKGMAVWLPYGFQIRRATLNIFRDLMDEEHDETLYPLLIPEGELAKEGIHVKGFEDEVYWVTHGGQTELNEKLAIRPTSETAMYPMFSLYVRSHIDLPIKQYQVVNTFRYETKHTRPLIRVREITTFAEAHTVHSSAEEAEEQVETGIEIYKKFFDGLGIAYLISKRPVWDKFPGAEYTMAFDTIMPDGKTLQIGTVHNLGQTFAKTFEITFENKEGNHEYAYQTCYGISDRVIAAAIAAHGDEKGLQLPPEISPKQITIIPIIFKDGGEEVMAKCNEIKESLEAKGIRVQMDTRDIRPGKKFFDWELKGTPLRFELGPRDLNNNVAIIGRRDTGEKIEISLDDDVAGKVEDLLIEVEESLKSNSWAKQEEKIVTLESLENVSEIVDEGKVVKFYWCGDEECGKSIEEETDVDILGINEENIETDKVCPHCGKPAKHLALMAKTY from the coding sequence GTGGAAAATTTTAGTGAATGGTTCCATGAGATTTTAGAAAAGGCGGAAATAACCGATTCAAGATATCCTATTAAGGGAATGGCTGTATGGCTTCCTTACGGATTTCAAATCAGAAGAGCAACCTTAAACATCTTTAGGGATTTGATGGATGAAGAGCATGATGAAACCTTATATCCATTGCTTATTCCAGAAGGAGAACTTGCAAAAGAAGGAATTCATGTAAAGGGATTTGAAGACGAGGTATACTGGGTAACCCATGGCGGTCAGACAGAATTGAATGAGAAATTGGCAATCAGACCTACAAGTGAAACCGCAATGTATCCTATGTTTTCATTATATGTGAGATCACATATTGACTTGCCGATAAAGCAATACCAAGTGGTGAACACCTTCAGATATGAGACAAAACATACAAGGCCACTCATAAGGGTAAGGGAAATCACAACCTTTGCTGAAGCACATACCGTGCATTCAAGCGCTGAGGAAGCTGAAGAGCAAGTTGAAACAGGAATCGAAATCTATAAGAAATTCTTCGATGGGCTTGGAATCGCTTACCTAATCAGCAAAAGGCCTGTTTGGGACAAGTTCCCTGGTGCAGAGTACACAATGGCCTTTGACACCATCATGCCTGATGGAAAGACATTGCAGATCGGTACCGTTCACAATTTAGGCCAGACCTTTGCAAAGACCTTTGAAATCACCTTTGAGAACAAGGAAGGAAATCATGAATATGCCTATCAGACATGCTATGGAATATCTGATAGGGTAATTGCTGCAGCCATTGCAGCCCATGGAGATGAAAAAGGTCTTCAATTGCCTCCGGAGATTTCCCCAAAACAGATTACAATCATTCCAATCATTTTCAAGGATGGTGGAGAGGAAGTGATGGCTAAATGTAATGAAATCAAGGAATCATTGGAAGCCAAAGGCATTAGAGTCCAAATGGATACAAGGGACATCAGACCTGGAAAGAAATTCTTTGATTGGGAATTGAAAGGAACTCCTCTCAGATTCGAATTAGGTCCAAGGGACTTGAACAACAATGTGGCAATCATCGGAAGAAGGGACACTGGCGAGAAGATTGAAATCAGCTTAGATGATGATGTTGCTGGAAAAGTGGAAGATCTTTTGATTGAAGTTGAAGAAAGCCTGAAATCCAATTCCTGGGCTAAACAGGAAGAGAAGATAGTCACTTTAGAAAGCCTTGAGAATGTATCCGAAATAGTTGATGAAGGAAAGGTCGTCAAGTTCTATTGGTGTGGAGATGAGGAATGCGGAAAATCCATTGAAGAGGAAACTGATGTGGACATTCTCGGAATTAACGAAGAGAACATTGAAACCGATAAGGTATGTCCACATTGCGGGAAGCCAGCAAAACATCTCGCTCTTATGGCAAAAACATACTAA
- a CDS encoding NAD(P)-dependent glycerol-1-phosphate dehydrogenase — MDSKTIQMPREVHIGPNVLDEIGEICKNLRLFDEALVVSGFHTYDVAGKQTVEALERSDFGVEVVKVKDASMESVELVQERIANASVVLGVGGGKIIDVAKLASTNAHNYFISVPTTASHDGIASPMASIKNDKGSVSKNANSPMAVVADTGIINTSPFRLIASGCADIVSNYTAIKDWKLAYRLRNEPYSESAAALSEMTAKLIIKSSDSIKEGLEESARIVVKSLFSSGMAISIAGSSRPASGSEHLFSHALDRVAKKPALHGEQCGVGTIMMMHLHGGNWRSIQNILKTIGAPTTAAELGIDDDEIIDALTMAHTIRPDRYTILGDNGLTREAAVKLAKKTEVI, encoded by the coding sequence ATGGATTCTAAAACAATTCAAATGCCAAGAGAAGTGCATATTGGGCCTAATGTTCTTGATGAAATAGGGGAAATATGCAAGAATTTACGTTTATTTGATGAGGCTCTTGTCGTTTCTGGTTTTCATACATATGATGTGGCTGGAAAGCAGACAGTTGAGGCTTTGGAAAGATCAGACTTTGGAGTTGAAGTCGTTAAAGTCAAGGATGCTTCAATGGAGTCTGTTGAGTTGGTTCAGGAAAGAATAGCCAATGCTTCTGTAGTATTGGGTGTTGGAGGAGGTAAGATCATTGATGTTGCAAAGCTTGCTTCCACAAATGCACATAATTACTTCATTTCCGTTCCGACAACTGCCTCTCACGATGGTATCGCATCACCTATGGCATCAATAAAGAATGACAAAGGCTCCGTATCAAAGAATGCAAATTCTCCAATGGCTGTTGTTGCAGATACGGGCATCATCAACACTTCTCCTTTTAGATTAATCGCTTCCGGATGTGCGGATATAGTTTCAAACTATACTGCAATCAAGGATTGGAAATTGGCTTATAGATTAAGGAATGAGCCATATAGTGAGTCAGCAGCTGCATTGTCTGAAATGACTGCAAAGCTTATCATCAAGTCTTCCGACAGCATTAAGGAAGGTCTTGAGGAAAGTGCAAGAATTGTAGTGAAGTCATTGTTCAGCAGTGGTATGGCAATAAGCATTGCAGGTTCATCAAGGCCTGCAAGCGGATCCGAACACCTGTTCAGCCATGCATTGGATAGAGTGGCTAAAAAGCCTGCATTGCACGGTGAGCAATGTGGTGTGGGAACAATCATGATGATGCATTTGCATGGCGGCAACTGGAGATCCATCCAGAATATTCTAAAGACTATCGGCGCTCCAACAACTGCAGCGGAACTGGGAATTGATGATGATGAGATCATTGATGCATTGACAATGGCACATAC